The Deltaproteobacteria bacterium region CGACGAAATACCAGATCCCGTCCGCGAGGAGCGCGCCGGCCACCCCGACCGCCACGATCAGTGGCGCGGACGAGTGCCGCGTGGAGGCGTACGCCCCCGCGAGCATCAGGACCGGGAACGCCGGGATCGGGAGCCCGGCGTTTTCCAGGAACGTGAAGAGGAATACCGCCGCGACGCCGTACCGGCCGACGAGGACCGCGAAGCTCTCCACGGCCTACCTTCCTTCCGCCTTCTCCCCCCGGAGCACGGAGCAGGTGGAGACGGCCCGGGCGACGAGCTTGCCGTCCTCCGTGGAGACGTCGCACTCCACCATCCCCACCGTCCGCCCGCGATGGACCACCATCGCGTTCGCGTACAGTTTCCCCTCGAAGACAGGGCGAAGATAGTTGACCTTGATCTCCAGGGTCGTGAACGTCTCCCCGTCGTCCAGCGTGGAGGCGAACGCCATCCCCATGGCGGAGTCCGCAAGCGTGCACAGG contains the following coding sequences:
- a CDS encoding sulfurtransferase, with translation MESFAVLVGRYGVAAVFLFTFLENAGLPIPAFPVLMLAGAYASTRHSSAPLIVAVGVAGALLADGIWYFV
- a CDS encoding PaaI family thioesterase, which produces MGSALTGKMKSGDMKPPAAELVGFRMLTFGNGEARFEMESGEKHHNPMGTVHGGILCTLADSAMGMAFASTLDDGETFTTLEIKVNYLRPVFEGKLYANAMVVHRGRTVGMVECDVSTEDGKLVARAVSTCSVLRGEKAEGR